A window of Selenomonas ruminantium subsp. lactilytica TAM6421 contains these coding sequences:
- the dut gene encoding dUTP diphosphatase, protein MRLRGFEIVSSWQERDIHLPQRKTAASAGYDIEAAEDVTVKAGGTVLAATGLKAYMQAGEVLTLNIRSSMAVKHQLLLSNSVGIVDADYYNNPDNEGHIMVALTNLGQEDFQIHKGDRIAQGIFLSYLTVDADMAGVGAKRQGGFGSTGTGD, encoded by the coding sequence ATGAGATTACGAGGCTTTGAGATTGTCAGCAGCTGGCAGGAGCGGGATATTCACCTGCCGCAGAGAAAAACTGCGGCCAGTGCTGGTTATGATATAGAGGCGGCAGAAGATGTAACGGTAAAGGCTGGCGGGACGGTGTTGGCAGCTACGGGGCTGAAAGCCTATATGCAGGCTGGCGAGGTCCTGACGCTCAATATCCGTTCCAGCATGGCGGTGAAACATCAGCTGCTCTTGAGTAACAGTGTGGGCATTGTTGATGCGGATTATTATAACAATCCGGACAATGAAGGTCATATCATGGTGGCGCTGACCAACCTGGGGCAGGAGGATTTCCAGATCCATAAGGGCGACCGGATCGCCCAGGGGATTTTCCTGTCTTATCTGACTGTAGATGCGGATATGGCAGGTGTTGGCGCTAAGCGTCAGGGCGGTTTTGGCTCTACGGGTACAGGTGATTGA
- the ndk gene encoding nucleoside-diphosphate kinase, translating to MEKTLVLIKPDAFALHYSGDIIKRYEEEGFRIVAMKMLKMDERLASIHYAEHIGRPYYGDLVGFMTSAPLIALVLEGENAIARVRELHGKTNPAEAAEGTIRKLYATNGRRNAVHASDSPESAQREIHIFFNETEILDGEYHVME from the coding sequence ATGGAAAAAACATTGGTACTCATCAAACCGGACGCATTTGCCCTGCATTACAGCGGCGATATCATCAAACGGTACGAAGAAGAAGGCTTCCGCATTGTAGCCATGAAGATGCTCAAGATGGATGAAAGATTGGCTTCCATCCACTATGCTGAACATATTGGGCGTCCTTATTATGGCGATCTGGTGGGCTTTATGACATCGGCGCCGCTGATTGCGCTGGTCCTCGAAGGCGAGAATGCCATCGCCCGCGTCCGTGAGCTGCACGGCAAGACCAATCCGGCAGAAGCTGCCGAAGGCACGATCCGCAAGCTCTACGCCACCAACGGCCGCCGCAATGCGGTACACGCCTCCGACAGTCCGGAAAGCGCCCAGCGGGAAATCCATATTTTCTTCAATGAAACGGAAATCCTCGATGGCGAGTACCATGTGATGGAATAA
- a CDS encoding gamma carbonic anhydrase family protein, with protein sequence MSTILSYKGKTPVMGKDVFMAPSATVVGDVEIGEGTSLWFNAVVRGDFQKITIGKNCNIQDNCTIHVMADESTEIGDNVIVGHNAVVHAKKIGSNCLIGMGSIILGYTEIGDNVVIGAGTQLTQHKKIPSNSLVYGNPAQIIRALREDEIEALQVSAENYRQVAEIYQTELDKINNK encoded by the coding sequence ATGAGCACTATCCTTTCCTACAAGGGGAAAACACCTGTTATGGGCAAAGATGTCTTCATGGCGCCATCGGCTACGGTGGTGGGGGATGTGGAAATCGGTGAAGGCACAAGCTTGTGGTTCAATGCTGTGGTACGCGGTGATTTCCAGAAAATCACCATCGGTAAAAACTGTAACATTCAGGATAACTGCACCATCCATGTGATGGCGGATGAGTCTACGGAAATCGGCGATAATGTCATTGTGGGGCATAATGCCGTGGTGCATGCCAAAAAAATCGGCAGCAATTGCCTGATCGGCATGGGCTCTATTATTCTTGGTTATACGGAAATCGGTGATAATGTGGTCATCGGTGCAGGCACCCAATTGACGCAGCACAAAAAGATACCGTCCAATTCCCTGGTTTACGGCAATCCGGCCCAGATCATCCGGGCCCTGCGGGAAGATGAAATCGAAGCTTTGCAGGTTTCGGCGGAGAATTACCGGCAGGTAGCGGAAATCTACCAGACGGAACTGGATAAAATCAACAATAAATAA
- a CDS encoding putative manganese-dependent inorganic diphosphatase, translated as MRSAKPIYTIGHRNPDTDSICSAIGYAHLKQAMGENVVPARAGKVNAETKYALEHFRVEQPLLLADLYPRVKDVMLDSQIVVRQHDTLRRLGEVMREHDLRSVPVTDSKGVMVGIVTVSDLAKRYFQELGMQNLADMRVRYRDVIAATDSKVLVSGEEGDFIKGNVRIAAGSISMIQNIISENDVVLVGDRHDETLIDIVNQGISCLIVTGNGRVSADVIEAAEAKGMFVLSTPYDTYTVARLINQCVPIRRIMHENPVCFKPLDMLSDIKGTMDETNYRNYPVVENGKLVGIVSRDNLMVPEREQVILVDHNERGQAVEGIEEAKIVEIVDHHRLGGIQTSEPIFTHAEPVGCTATIVANMHWQKDIDIPASIAGLLLSAIISDTVLFKSPTCTEYDKKTAYRLAEIAGVDINEYGMEMLKAGSGIGDMTPAEIAKNDLKEFQIGDYRIIVSQISVMDTKEVMDLEPQLIEAMQKICDHDGFDMSLVMVTDILEEATYLLFTGSPKTLIGEAFKKDASGTHVYLPGVMSRKKQIIPPLSEAVKCISK; from the coding sequence ATGAGAAGCGCAAAACCTATTTATACCATTGGTCATCGCAATCCGGATACGGACTCAATCTGCTCCGCCATCGGTTATGCTCATCTGAAGCAGGCTATGGGGGAAAACGTCGTTCCCGCCAGAGCAGGCAAAGTCAATGCGGAAACCAAGTATGCTCTGGAGCATTTCCGCGTGGAACAGCCGCTGCTGTTGGCTGATCTTTATCCCCGGGTAAAAGATGTGATGCTGGACAGCCAGATCGTAGTGCGTCAGCATGATACGCTGCGTCGTCTGGGTGAGGTTATGCGCGAACATGATCTGCGTTCCGTACCGGTTACGGACAGCAAGGGCGTCATGGTGGGCATCGTGACGGTTTCCGACCTGGCTAAACGTTACTTCCAGGAACTGGGCATGCAGAATCTGGCCGATATGCGCGTGCGCTATCGTGATGTGATTGCCGCTACCGACAGCAAGGTGCTGGTTTCTGGTGAGGAAGGCGACTTCATCAAGGGCAATGTACGCATTGCCGCTGGTTCCATCAGCATGATCCAGAACATCATCAGCGAAAATGACGTAGTGCTCGTAGGCGACCGTCATGATGAAACGCTGATTGACATCGTGAATCAGGGGATTTCCTGCCTGATCGTGACGGGCAATGGCCGTGTTTCTGCGGACGTTATCGAAGCTGCTGAAGCCAAGGGCATGTTCGTTCTGTCCACGCCGTATGACACGTATACGGTGGCCCGCCTGATCAATCAGTGCGTGCCCATCCGCCGCATTATGCATGAGAATCCGGTCTGCTTCAAGCCGCTGGATATGCTCTCCGATATCAAGGGCACGATGGATGAGACCAACTACCGCAACTATCCGGTTGTCGAGAACGGCAAGCTTGTGGGTATCGTAAGCCGTGACAACCTCATGGTTCCGGAGCGTGAGCAGGTTATCCTCGTGGATCACAATGAACGTGGTCAGGCCGTAGAGGGCATCGAAGAAGCCAAGATCGTGGAAATCGTGGATCATCATCGTCTCGGCGGCATCCAGACCAGCGAGCCGATCTTCACCCATGCTGAACCCGTTGGCTGCACGGCAACCATCGTGGCTAATATGCATTGGCAGAAGGATATCGATATCCCGGCTTCCATCGCCGGCCTCTTGCTGTCGGCTATCATCTCCGATACGGTGCTCTTTAAATCCCCGACCTGCACGGAATACGACAAGAAGACGGCTTACCGTCTGGCTGAGATTGCAGGCGTGGACATCAACGAATACGGCATGGAAATGCTCAAGGCCGGTTCCGGCATCGGCGATATGACGCCGGCTGAGATCGCCAAGAACGACCTCAAGGAATTCCAGATTGGCGATTACCGCATCATAGTGAGCCAGATTTCCGTAATGGACACTAAGGAAGTCATGGACCTCGAACCGCAGCTGATTGAAGCCATGCAGAAGATTTGCGACCATGATGGTTTCGATATGAGCCTCGTGATGGTTACGGATATCCTCGAAGAGGCAACGTACCTGCTCTTCACGGGTTCCCCGAAGACGCTGATTGGCGAAGCCTTCAAGAAGGATGCCAGCGGCACCCATGTATATCTGCCCGGCGTCATGAGCCGCAAGAAGCAGATTATCCCGCCTCTTTCTGAAGCGGTTAAATGCATCAGCAAATAA
- the pcrA gene encoding DNA helicase PcrA: MDIFAGLNPAQKQAVEHTDGPLLIMAGAGSGKTKVLTCKIANLLAKGVSPWSILAITFTNKAATEMRERVDRMIGEGAKDVWLSTFHSFCAKFLRREVEATGMYKRNFVIYDSSDSQVVIKECLKELNLDPKQYAPGAVQNAISNGKNQLMGPKAFERDADNFFQKKVAEVYALYAKKLRANNAMDFDDLLMVSVLLLEEHEEIRVKYQNRFKYILVDEYQDTNGAQYQLTKILAAKHHNLCVVGDADQSIYGWRGADIRNIMDFEQDYPEARTIKLEQNYRSTKNILAAANAVIEHNINRKKKDLWTENATGEKLTIYEARDERDEAQFIATTVNKQKTLFNTSYGDMAILYRTNAQSRVIEEMFMRNGIPYTMVGGLKFYDRKEIKDILAYLRVIYNPLDTVSLLRIINVPKRGIGASTIAKLTEYADFNGLTLFDVMSNLDAVEGLTTRAKRPLELFATFIFQFMGYQSNLRLDDLIEKVLEESGYIKELQDEKKPENESRIENLKEFIGVARDFQKAEDNPTLENFLSTLSLVSDIDNAELEDDRITLMTLHSAKGLEFPTVFMVGMEEGLFPHSRTLMDENEIEEERRTCYVGITRAQRKLYLTCAQQRTIYGKTSASTPSRFLDEIPAEYTERLVPRVNAYGFANANHYGAQQRSGTMTFRPSASQMGNGANFSDKAKSALEVMNSLQKRGVNVQPQTGVIRPDTSVQWKVGDKAQHGKWGVGTVVSVKGEGEEVELKIAFPGQGVKGLMQKYAPISKV, from the coding sequence TTGGATATTTTTGCAGGACTGAATCCCGCCCAGAAACAGGCGGTTGAGCATACGGATGGACCACTTCTCATTATGGCTGGCGCAGGTTCCGGCAAGACCAAGGTGCTGACATGCAAGATTGCCAATCTGCTGGCCAAGGGCGTGTCTCCCTGGAGCATTCTGGCCATCACCTTTACCAACAAGGCTGCCACTGAGATGCGGGAACGCGTGGACCGCATGATCGGCGAGGGGGCCAAGGATGTGTGGCTCTCCACCTTCCATTCCTTCTGTGCCAAATTCCTGCGGCGGGAAGTCGAAGCCACGGGCATGTATAAGCGCAACTTCGTCATCTACGACAGCAGCGACAGTCAGGTGGTCATCAAGGAATGCCTGAAAGAACTGAATCTGGATCCCAAACAGTATGCACCCGGTGCCGTGCAGAATGCCATTTCCAACGGCAAGAACCAGCTTATGGGCCCCAAGGCCTTTGAACGGGATGCGGATAATTTCTTCCAGAAGAAAGTGGCAGAAGTCTATGCGCTCTATGCCAAGAAACTCCGGGCCAACAATGCTATGGACTTTGATGACCTGCTGATGGTATCCGTACTTCTCTTGGAGGAGCATGAGGAAATCCGCGTAAAATACCAGAACCGTTTCAAATATATCCTGGTGGATGAGTATCAGGACACCAACGGTGCGCAGTATCAGCTGACGAAAATCCTGGCGGCCAAGCATCATAATCTCTGCGTCGTGGGTGATGCGGACCAGTCCATCTATGGCTGGCGCGGTGCGGATATTCGCAACATCATGGACTTCGAGCAGGATTACCCCGAAGCTCGCACTATCAAGCTGGAGCAGAATTACCGTTCCACCAAGAATATCCTGGCGGCAGCCAATGCCGTGATTGAGCACAACATCAACCGCAAGAAGAAAGACCTTTGGACGGAAAACGCCACGGGGGAGAAGCTGACCATCTATGAAGCCCGGGATGAACGGGATGAAGCCCAGTTCATAGCCACCACGGTGAACAAGCAGAAGACACTGTTCAATACATCCTATGGCGATATGGCGATCCTTTACCGCACCAATGCCCAGTCCCGTGTCATCGAGGAAATGTTTATGCGCAATGGCATTCCCTATACCATGGTGGGCGGCTTGAAATTCTACGACCGCAAGGAAATCAAGGATATCCTGGCGTACCTGCGGGTGATCTACAATCCGCTGGATACGGTCAGCCTGTTGCGCATCATCAATGTGCCTAAGCGGGGCATCGGTGCCAGCACCATTGCCAAGCTCACGGAATATGCGGATTTCAACGGGCTGACACTGTTCGATGTGATGTCCAATCTCGATGCGGTGGAAGGGCTGACGACCAGAGCCAAGCGACCGTTGGAGCTCTTTGCTACCTTCATCTTCCAGTTCATGGGCTATCAGAGCAATCTGCGTTTGGATGATCTGATTGAAAAGGTCTTGGAAGAGTCCGGCTACATCAAGGAATTGCAGGATGAAAAGAAGCCCGAGAACGAAAGCCGGATTGAAAACCTCAAGGAATTCATCGGTGTGGCCCGGGACTTCCAGAAGGCAGAGGACAATCCGACGCTGGAAAACTTCCTGTCCACCTTGTCCCTGGTATCGGATATTGACAATGCGGAGCTGGAAGATGACCGCATCACGCTCATGACGCTGCACTCGGCTAAAGGTCTGGAGTTCCCCACGGTCTTCATGGTGGGCATGGAAGAGGGGCTTTTCCCGCATTCCCGTACGCTTATGGATGAAAATGAGATCGAGGAGGAGCGCCGTACCTGCTATGTGGGCATCACCCGTGCCCAGCGCAAGCTCTATCTGACCTGCGCCCAGCAGCGTACGATTTATGGCAAGACCAGCGCATCTACGCCGTCGCGGTTCCTGGATGAGATTCCCGCGGAATATACGGAGCGCCTGGTACCCCGTGTCAACGCCTATGGCTTTGCCAATGCCAACCACTATGGTGCCCAGCAGCGCAGCGGTACCATGACTTTCCGCCCCTCTGCCAGCCAGATGGGCAACGGCGCGAACTTCTCCGACAAGGCTAAGTCAGCGTTGGAAGTCATGAATTCCCTGCAGAAGCGCGGCGTCAATGTCCAGCCTCAGACCGGCGTGATCCGTCCCGATACTTCCGTACAGTGGAAAGTCGGGGATAAGGCCCAGCATGGCAAGTGGGGCGTAGGAACCGTCGTTTCCGTTAAGGGCGAAGGTGAAGAAGTCGAGCTCAAGATCGCGTTCCCGGGCCAAGGCGTGAAGGGGCTTATGCAGAAATATGCGCCCATCAGTAAGGTATAA
- a CDS encoding helix-hairpin-helix domain-containing protein, which produces MSQDLTREEHLAAIKKADREYYELDDPVLADEEYDALRRDYIDKYGAEDLNYVPGGATGDFDKFTHPSPVTSLSKWTKGVDDEADLVKKVGELWPVVIQPKFDGLTVVAYPNADGSCRFVTRGLGGRIGEVLPNFISAYEGPGVNNSGYAVRGEVYITQENFAKMNEELMAHGDEPMKNMRNAAAGLLRRKERSPYVDYLSYVCYELPGEDVTPQEARQIISSHTEFKVTSMQELASPNSALEEIEAYYDALKLQNTIPIDGIVVKSGQRNSLEKFGFTAHHPRNGFAYKALSEKFVTVVRDVIWQMGRRKATPVAIVDPVEIDGATVTRASLHNAAMIKELGLSIGAKVEIHKANEIIPQITKVLEPGNTEITLAVCPSCGEPLEEINGQQFCNNPACDERIAQDIAFVGSKDVLNIDGLSIETARKMVAYWKEQYAAVKPTYTILFSFTAEMLAKLEGFAEKSAEKLYNSITAASQDVELPRFIKALCLPGIGTDVGKILADRFGSIEEINQVIAEAEEPQAMLQEINGIGPKTAEMLTSNKFTMAVNMLERHVTIAPYAKQEAPAGEYAGKIFVLTGKMAKPRNYYVELIEAAGGKEGKSVSSKTDYLVIQDVNSTSAKAKKAREVGTQLISPEELENMLH; this is translated from the coding sequence GTGTCACAAGATTTAACACGAGAAGAACATTTAGCAGCAATTAAGAAAGCCGACCGCGAATACTATGAATTGGACGATCCAGTGCTGGCTGATGAAGAATACGATGCCCTGCGCCGGGATTATATCGATAAATACGGCGCCGAGGATCTGAACTATGTGCCCGGCGGCGCTACCGGTGATTTTGATAAGTTCACCCATCCCAGTCCGGTGACTTCGCTGAGCAAGTGGACCAAGGGCGTGGATGATGAGGCTGATCTGGTCAAGAAGGTCGGAGAACTCTGGCCGGTAGTGATCCAGCCGAAGTTTGACGGTCTGACTGTCGTAGCTTATCCGAATGCCGATGGTTCCTGCCGGTTTGTCACCCGGGGCTTAGGCGGGCGGATTGGCGAAGTCCTGCCGAATTTCATCAGCGCCTATGAAGGCCCTGGTGTCAATAACAGCGGCTATGCCGTCCGCGGTGAGGTCTATATCACGCAGGAAAATTTTGCCAAGATGAATGAGGAACTTATGGCTCATGGCGATGAACCCATGAAGAACATGCGCAATGCGGCAGCAGGACTTCTGCGCCGCAAGGAGCGCAGTCCCTATGTGGATTATCTGAGCTATGTCTGCTATGAGCTTCCCGGGGAGGATGTAACGCCGCAGGAAGCCCGGCAGATCATTTCCTCCCATACGGAATTCAAAGTGACTTCCATGCAGGAACTTGCATCGCCGAATAGTGCCTTAGAAGAGATCGAGGCCTACTATGATGCGCTGAAGCTGCAGAATACCATTCCCATCGATGGCATCGTAGTCAAAAGCGGACAACGGAACAGCCTGGAAAAATTCGGTTTCACGGCGCATCATCCGCGCAATGGCTTTGCCTATAAGGCCCTGTCGGAAAAATTCGTGACCGTGGTGCGCGATGTTATCTGGCAGATGGGGCGGCGCAAGGCTACGCCGGTAGCCATTGTCGATCCCGTAGAGATTGATGGTGCTACGGTAACCCGCGCTTCGCTTCACAATGCGGCAATGATAAAGGAATTGGGACTTTCCATCGGAGCTAAGGTGGAAATCCATAAGGCCAACGAGATCATTCCCCAGATTACCAAGGTGTTGGAGCCGGGGAATACTGAGATTACGTTGGCTGTCTGCCCTTCCTGCGGCGAACCCCTGGAGGAGATCAACGGCCAGCAGTTCTGCAACAATCCGGCCTGCGACGAGCGCATCGCACAGGATATCGCCTTTGTGGGCAGCAAGGATGTGCTGAATATTGACGGCCTGTCCATTGAGACCGCCCGCAAGATGGTAGCCTATTGGAAAGAGCAGTATGCGGCGGTGAAGCCTACCTATACGATCCTCTTCAGCTTCACGGCGGAAATGCTGGCGAAACTGGAGGGCTTTGCTGAAAAATCGGCGGAGAAGCTTTATAACAGCATCACGGCGGCCAGCCAGGATGTGGAGCTGCCGCGCTTTATCAAGGCGCTCTGCCTGCCGGGGATTGGCACCGATGTGGGCAAGATCCTGGCAGATCGCTTTGGCAGCATCGAGGAAATCAATCAGGTCATTGCTGAGGCCGAGGAGCCGCAGGCCATGCTGCAGGAAATCAATGGGATTGGCCCCAAGACGGCAGAAATGCTGACCTCGAATAAATTCACCATGGCGGTAAATATGCTGGAGCGTCATGTGACCATTGCTCCCTATGCCAAGCAGGAAGCTCCTGCAGGGGAATATGCGGGCAAGATCTTCGTCCTGACCGGCAAGATGGCCAAGCCCAGAAATTATTATGTGGAGCTGATTGAAGCCGCCGGTGGCAAAGAAGGCAAGTCCGTCAGCAGCAAGACAGATTATCTGGTGATCCAGGATGTAAACAGTACCAGCGCCAAGGCAAAAAAAGCCCGGGAAGTCGGTACACAGCTCATAAGCCCGGAAGAATTGGAAAATATGCTGCATTGA
- the hfq gene encoding RNA chaperone Hfq has protein sequence MPVKAINLQDTFLNQVRKENIEVTIHLVNGFQIKGKVKGFDNFTVVLDVMGKQQMVYKHAISTITPAKPVNFAAKEEG, from the coding sequence ATGCCAGTAAAAGCGATTAATTTACAAGACACATTCCTCAATCAGGTGCGGAAGGAAAATATTGAAGTGACGATTCACCTTGTCAATGGCTTTCAGATTAAAGGCAAAGTAAAAGGCTTTGATAATTTTACGGTAGTTCTCGATGTGATGGGAAAACAGCAGATGGTGTATAAACATGCGATTTCCACCATCACGCCGGCTAAGCCCGTAAATTTTGCAGCAAAAGAAGAAGGTTGA
- a CDS encoding hemolysin family protein, translating into MDNSDAGLLLALMFIFLFTLGFFSLMETAITESHKSKLEKMQEDGDTAAEKALELLEQADRMLSLSQIGITMSSILIGVCTGVLLAPMIASLLPLPQADSLALVISILLITYISLLLGEFLPKKTALHNPEKMLLKYNGIMWTLAQLTRPFVSLLSGSANMILLIFGINPEADDTVTEDEVKDLIEQGTEDGTFEKTEQAMVDRIFHLSDQTAYALMTPRTQMLWLDLSDSLWENMRLIRETPQDIFPVGRDSLDDFCGVLYAKDLLNATLAHEVLDLSQYIRKPLFIPRSMETFRVLQQFHTTGIHEAMVLDEYGGVIGFLTMDDILQEIAGESFAAHEEDTAQITPRDENSWLVDGLYDIDDFKERFSIEELPDEDHDHYQTMGGFLTSYFGYIPKAGERINWQDFTFEVVDMDGARIDKIMITQNPPAENTETATE; encoded by the coding sequence TTGGATAATTCTGACGCGGGCCTATTACTGGCCTTAATGTTTATTTTTCTCTTTACCCTGGGTTTCTTCTCTTTGATGGAAACCGCCATTACCGAAAGCCATAAGAGCAAACTGGAAAAAATGCAGGAAGATGGCGATACCGCCGCAGAAAAAGCACTGGAGCTTCTCGAACAGGCCGACCGCATGTTGTCCCTGTCCCAGATTGGCATCACCATGAGCAGCATCCTGATCGGCGTCTGCACAGGTGTATTGCTGGCGCCCATGATTGCATCGCTGCTGCCACTTCCCCAGGCAGATTCCCTGGCACTTGTCATCAGCATCCTGCTGATTACCTATATCTCTTTGTTGCTCGGGGAGTTCCTGCCCAAGAAAACGGCCCTGCACAATCCGGAAAAAATGCTCCTGAAATACAATGGTATCATGTGGACGCTGGCCCAGCTCACCCGGCCCTTCGTCTCCCTGTTGTCCGGCTCCGCCAATATGATCCTGTTGATCTTTGGCATCAATCCGGAAGCCGACGACACCGTGACCGAAGATGAGGTCAAGGATCTCATTGAGCAGGGCACCGAGGACGGCACCTTTGAAAAGACCGAGCAGGCCATGGTGGATCGGATTTTCCACCTGAGCGACCAGACCGCCTATGCCCTGATGACGCCCCGCACCCAGATGCTCTGGCTGGATCTGTCCGACTCCCTTTGGGAGAACATGCGGCTGATCCGGGAAACGCCCCAGGATATTTTCCCCGTGGGACGGGACAGTCTCGATGATTTCTGCGGCGTGCTCTATGCCAAGGATCTGCTCAATGCCACTTTGGCCCATGAGGTATTGGATCTTTCCCAGTATATCCGCAAGCCCCTTTTCATCCCCCGCTCCATGGAAACCTTCCGGGTGCTCCAGCAGTTCCATACCACAGGCATCCATGAAGCCATGGTGCTGGATGAATACGGCGGCGTGATTGGCTTTTTGACCATGGACGATATCCTGCAGGAAATCGCCGGGGAATCCTTCGCGGCCCATGAAGAGGACACGGCCCAGATCACCCCCCGGGATGAGAACAGCTGGCTCGTGGACGGGCTCTACGATATCGATGATTTCAAGGAGCGCTTCTCCATTGAGGAACTGCCCGACGAAGATCACGACCATTACCAGACCATGGGCGGTTTTCTGACCTCCTATTTTGGTTATATCCCCAAGGCCGGTGAACGCATCAACTGGCAGGATTTCACCTTTGAAGTCGTGGATATGGATGGCGCCCGCATCGATAAGATCATGATCACCCAGAATCCGCCCGCAGAAAATACAGAAACGGCAACCGAATAG
- a CDS encoding replication-associated recombination protein A encodes MAEELDLFSAAAANNSGNASGAGQRFAPLAQRMRPRNFQEFIGQQEAVGGGRFLRQMIEKDQISSMIFYGPPGTGKTTLAQMIAGMTGSEFKKLNAVAAGIGDIRQIVKEADDARKFYQKRTIVFIDEIHRFNKSQQDVLLPYVEDGRLILIGATTENPFFEVNHALLSRVRIVRLYQLTDGQLVKILRQALMDKERGLGAQSITVSDEVMLAMAQLAGGDARMALNILEGTASMLPLTGGEITLDMVQEILGQRVQRYDKTGDNHYDTVSAFIKSMRGSDPDAALHYLARMLAAGEDVKFIARRVVICASEDVGNADPMALVLAMNAANAVQFVGMPEARIILGQAVSYIASAPKSNAAYMAIDAALQDVRGRNCGAVPMHLRDAHYKGAAKLGHGTEYIYPHDYPDHFTEQAYLPKEIQDAHYYQPSDNGQEKRLGDYLRRCWPKRF; translated from the coding sequence ATGGCAGAGGAACTTGATTTGTTTTCAGCTGCCGCAGCCAATAACAGCGGCAATGCCAGTGGCGCTGGGCAGCGGTTTGCACCTTTGGCCCAGCGCATGCGGCCAAGGAATTTTCAGGAGTTTATCGGTCAGCAGGAGGCTGTGGGCGGCGGCCGGTTCCTGCGGCAGATGATTGAGAAAGACCAGATTTCCTCCATGATTTTCTATGGGCCTCCGGGCACAGGCAAGACCACTCTGGCTCAGATGATTGCGGGCATGACAGGCAGTGAGTTCAAGAAGCTCAATGCAGTGGCGGCAGGTATCGGCGATATCCGGCAGATTGTCAAGGAAGCCGATGATGCCCGGAAGTTTTATCAGAAGCGCACAATCGTATTCATTGACGAAATCCACCGCTTCAATAAGAGCCAGCAGGATGTGCTGCTGCCCTATGTGGAGGATGGGCGGCTGATACTGATTGGCGCCACCACGGAAAATCCGTTCTTTGAGGTCAATCATGCCTTGTTGTCAAGGGTGCGGATTGTGCGGCTTTATCAGCTCACCGATGGGCAGCTGGTCAAAATCCTGCGGCAGGCTCTGATGGATAAGGAGCGGGGGCTTGGTGCCCAATCCATAACCGTCAGCGACGAGGTTATGCTGGCTATGGCCCAGCTGGCTGGCGGCGATGCCCGCATGGCGCTTAACATCCTTGAAGGCACGGCTTCCATGCTGCCGCTTACGGGCGGCGAGATCACATTGGATATGGTGCAGGAGATTCTCGGCCAGCGGGTACAGCGTTATGATAAGACCGGGGACAACCATTACGATACGGTGTCGGCCTTTATCAAGAGCATGCGGGGCAGTGATCCGGATGCGGCCCTGCACTATCTGGCGCGTATGCTGGCTGCCGGGGAAGATGTGAAGTTCATTGCCCGGCGGGTGGTCATCTGCGCCTCCGAAGATGTGGGCAATGCTGATCCCATGGCGCTGGTGCTTGCCATGAATGCGGCCAATGCGGTGCAATTTGTGGGTATGCCTGAGGCACGGATTATTTTAGGGCAGGCGGTAAGCTATATCGCTTCGGCGCCTAAGAGCAATGCGGCCTATATGGCCATCGATGCGGCACTGCAGGATGTGCGCGGCAGGAATTGCGGGGCGGTGCCTATGCATCTGCGGGATGCTCATTACAAGGGAGCGGCCAAACTCGGTCATGGGACGGAATATATCTATCCCCATGATTATCCGGATCATTTTACGGAGCAGGCTTATCTGCCCAAGGAAATCCAGGATGCCCATTACTATCAGCCAAGTGATAACGGCCAGGAAAAGCGCTTGGGGGATTATTTGCGTCGGTGCTGGCCAAAGCGGTTTTAG
- a CDS encoding carbon storage regulator gives MLVLTRKAQEEIMIGDNIVVSIVKVSGGKIKIGITAPPEISIKREEDPQKFDRQAQARAAQEPQGNAMKVAGHSISKQAAETAVI, from the coding sequence TTGCTGGTACTCACGCGGAAAGCACAGGAAGAAATCATGATCGGCGATAATATTGTGGTAAGTATCGTCAAGGTCAGCGGAGGAAAAATCAAAATAGGCATTACCGCACCGCCAGAGATTTCCATAAAACGCGAAGAAGATCCACAGAAATTCGACCGGCAGGCCCAGGCTCGTGCAGCGCAGGAGCCACAGGGAAATGCCATGAAGGTAGCTGGTCACAGCATTAGCAAGCAGGCGGCTGAAACCGCTGTAATATGA